In a genomic window of Hyphomonas sp.:
- a CDS encoding serine hydrolase, which yields MIRIAIIALSACLAPVSSWAAPLSDAALAEKLETVRKEAGLVALGAIVANADGDVLGLAVTGTRRAGKPDAARPGDAWHIGSNTKMLTALLYGRLVEQGHAAWGATLPELLPDLAGEMDPAWQAVTIEDLLSHRSGLPANPGLVWFLTSRSSEDPVETQRTRLARTFLSKPPETDPGSFTYSNLGYMIAGAAIDRIAQATGQENYEALFLDSLGPAEEGWGFGPPPEGIQGHGKGLFGKLKAQGTGPGADNPPALAPAGTLHVPLAAHAGLLSSFLSPDQTEAKLLSPYPDAASDYALGWGVIPDGASGPAFGHSGSNTMWLSTVRLYPEAEIVVIVNTNSFSETGVQALGRLAADLAAVYGALPQD from the coding sequence ATGATCCGTATTGCCATTATTGCCCTGAGTGCCTGTCTGGCGCCTGTGTCATCATGGGCTGCGCCCCTGTCTGACGCGGCGCTGGCGGAAAAGCTGGAAACGGTGCGCAAGGAAGCCGGGCTGGTGGCGCTCGGCGCCATAGTGGCGAATGCGGACGGGGACGTGCTGGGACTTGCGGTGACGGGGACGCGGCGGGCTGGAAAGCCGGACGCCGCCCGGCCCGGCGATGCCTGGCATATCGGGTCCAACACGAAGATGCTGACAGCGCTGCTCTATGGGCGCCTGGTGGAGCAGGGCCACGCCGCATGGGGCGCGACCCTGCCGGAATTGCTGCCGGACCTTGCTGGCGAGATGGACCCGGCCTGGCAGGCTGTGACCATCGAGGATTTGCTGTCACACCGCAGCGGCCTGCCGGCCAATCCGGGGCTGGTCTGGTTCCTGACCAGCCGGTCTTCGGAGGATCCTGTGGAGACCCAGCGCACACGACTGGCCCGGACATTCCTGTCCAAACCGCCGGAGACCGATCCGGGCAGTTTCACCTATTCTAATCTGGGCTACATGATCGCCGGGGCGGCCATCGACCGGATCGCGCAGGCGACGGGACAGGAAAACTATGAAGCACTGTTCCTCGATTCGCTCGGCCCGGCGGAAGAGGGGTGGGGGTTCGGTCCTCCCCCGGAAGGCATACAGGGACATGGCAAGGGTCTGTTCGGCAAGCTGAAGGCGCAGGGGACCGGGCCGGGTGCGGACAATCCGCCTGCACTGGCGCCCGCCGGGACGCTTCATGTGCCGCTGGCCGCCCATGCCGGACTCCTCAGCAGCTTCCTGTCGCCGGATCAGACCGAGGCAAAGCTGCTGTCGCCATATCCGGACGCGGCATCGGATTACGCCCTTGGATGGGGCGTCATTCCGGATGGGGCATCGGGGCCGGCATTCGGGCATAGCGGATCGAACACGATGTGGCTGTCCACGGTGCGGCTCTATCCAGAGGCCGAGATCGTCGTGATCGTCAACACGAACAGTTTCAGCGAGACGGGTGTGCAGGCCCTCGGCCGCCTTGCCGCGGACCTGGCGGCGGTTTATGGGGCGCTCCCGCAGGACTAG
- a CDS encoding Lrp/AsnC family transcriptional regulator gives MAQELDAVDARILDIIQKDAGLSVAEIADRVGLSSSPCWRRIKRMEEAGFITGRVTLLDNNSLGLNFEVMASVKLALPSRENLDAFEQMVQAWPEVIECMTVTGAVDYMIHIITTDMHAYDNFLRDKLLGSALVSDVQSRIIIRVAKRTTALPLDLVEDIKKPASA, from the coding sequence TTGGCCCAAGAACTAGATGCTGTAGATGCGCGAATTCTCGACATTATCCAGAAGGATGCCGGTTTGTCCGTCGCCGAAATTGCCGACCGGGTCGGCCTGTCATCCTCCCCCTGCTGGCGGCGGATCAAGCGGATGGAGGAAGCCGGGTTCATCACCGGCCGCGTCACCCTGCTGGACAACAACTCCCTGGGGCTGAACTTCGAGGTCATGGCGAGCGTCAAGCTGGCCCTGCCGAGCCGGGAGAATCTCGACGCGTTCGAGCAGATGGTGCAAGCTTGGCCGGAAGTGATCGAATGCATGACGGTGACCGGGGCGGTGGACTACATGATCCACATCATCACGACCGACATGCACGCCTATGACAATTTCCTGCGCGACAAGCTGCTGGGCTCGGCGCTGGTGTCGGACGTACAATCGCGCATCATCATCCGTGTGGCCAAGCGCACGACGGCCCTGCCGCTGGATCTGGTCGAGGACATCAAGAAGCCCGCTTCGGCGTGA
- a CDS encoding indolepyruvate ferredoxin oxidoreductase family protein: MHHREVTLDDKYELVEGKAFMTGIQALVRLPLDRKRLDLRTGLNTAGFISGYRGSPLGGYDQQLRAAQKWLDAHDIQFWEGLNEDLGATAVWGSQQLGLFPGARRDGLFGIWYGKAPGVDRTGDVFKHANAAGTSDHGGVLAIIGDDHNCKSSTLPSQSEYAMADAEIPVLNPASIQDVLDYGIHGWAMSRFSGAWAGLVALADTMDSGAVVNVDLDRFNFVPPVFQLPEDGVHMRRGDSPLDKERRLRQVKLPAAQAYVRANQLDHVILPAPEPRVGVVVTGQAARDVFEALAALGLSPQDAGRLGLSVYKVAMPWPLEPEGIRAFCKGLDRVVVIEHKRPLIEDQLRSVLYDLADAERPAVEGKRDRDGRPLLSDIASISIPEMAAALMKILPEGWDTSRAQAYFDRVGRAGEAARTNATATVRTPHYCSGCPHNSSTVVPEGSRALAGIGCHYMANFMPDRKTDMTSQMGGEGIAWVGQHWATDEQHVFVNLGDGTYSHSGSLAIRAAVTSGANMTYKILYNDAVAMTGGQHVESGQTPAQIAQQVEAEGVETIVIVTEDPTRYANVKHLPRRVKIYDREELEDVQVMLRETPGVSVMIYDQICATEKRRRSKRGLRAPDRTRVVINTEVCEGCGDCSIKSNCLSVEPVETELGRKRRINQSTCNTDLSCLRGFCPSFVTIQDGEPAWEDQPRPEFDDAGLPMPETPSLAEPWNVLFTGVGGTGVTTVAAVLAMAAHVDGNAASSLDMTGLAQKGGPVLSHIRFAREPEMISTGKVPPASADLIIACDLVVAAGGDALNMMDAGRTAAYANSDVTPTSEFIRDRSKRFESDLLAARVKRQARDFGAFDAEALAVGYLHDAIYTNMIMVGYAWQKGQVPVSLRALYRAIRLNGTKVEDNMSAFNIGRIAAASPERLLPQHDPRGHIEEKTLDELIEDRASRLIAYQDPAYAEKYRSIVAQVRAAEHAAGLGEKLTRAAATYAYKLMAYKDEYEVARLYTDGKFAEYLASQFKGGKMRLMLAPPIIAKKDAHGHLKKKHFGPWMLHVFKLMAKLKGLRGTRLDLFGYTEERRMERQLRDDYLAGLARIAQELTAKNHDLAIALAEIPDEIRGYGHVKEAAVETAKAKEADLWKGWPDGALPRAKTTLIAAAE; encoded by the coding sequence ATGCATCACCGCGAAGTTACGCTGGACGACAAATACGAGCTTGTCGAGGGAAAAGCGTTCATGACGGGCATTCAGGCGCTGGTCCGCCTGCCGCTTGACCGCAAGCGCCTTGACCTGCGCACCGGGCTCAACACGGCCGGCTTCATTTCCGGTTATCGCGGCTCGCCGCTGGGCGGCTATGACCAGCAGCTGCGCGCCGCGCAGAAATGGCTCGACGCTCATGACATCCAGTTCTGGGAAGGCCTGAACGAGGATCTCGGCGCCACGGCGGTCTGGGGCAGCCAGCAGCTCGGCCTGTTCCCCGGCGCACGGCGCGATGGCCTGTTCGGCATCTGGTACGGCAAGGCCCCCGGCGTCGACCGCACGGGCGATGTCTTCAAGCATGCCAATGCCGCCGGCACGTCCGACCATGGCGGCGTCCTCGCCATCATTGGCGATGACCATAATTGCAAATCCTCCACCCTGCCCTCGCAGTCCGAATATGCGATGGCCGATGCCGAGATACCGGTGCTGAACCCGGCCTCGATCCAGGATGTGCTGGACTATGGCATCCATGGCTGGGCGATGAGCCGGTTTTCCGGTGCCTGGGCCGGTCTCGTGGCGCTGGCCGACACGATGGATTCCGGCGCCGTGGTCAATGTCGACCTCGACCGGTTCAATTTCGTTCCCCCTGTTTTCCAGCTGCCAGAGGACGGCGTGCACATGCGCCGGGGCGACAGCCCGCTCGACAAGGAGCGCCGCCTGCGCCAGGTGAAGCTCCCCGCCGCACAGGCCTATGTGCGTGCCAACCAACTGGATCATGTCATCCTGCCCGCGCCGGAACCCCGTGTCGGTGTTGTCGTGACCGGTCAGGCTGCCCGCGATGTGTTCGAGGCACTCGCGGCGCTTGGCCTGTCACCGCAGGATGCAGGGCGCCTGGGTCTCTCCGTGTACAAGGTGGCCATGCCGTGGCCCCTTGAGCCCGAAGGGATCCGGGCGTTCTGCAAGGGCCTCGACCGCGTGGTCGTGATCGAGCACAAGCGCCCCCTGATCGAGGACCAGCTGCGCTCGGTCCTGTATGATCTGGCGGATGCGGAGCGTCCGGCCGTGGAAGGCAAGCGGGACCGCGACGGCCGCCCGCTCCTCTCCGACATCGCCTCCATCTCCATTCCGGAAATGGCCGCCGCGCTGATGAAGATCCTGCCCGAGGGCTGGGACACCAGCCGCGCCCAGGCCTATTTCGACCGCGTCGGACGCGCCGGGGAAGCAGCCCGCACCAATGCCACCGCCACCGTCCGGACCCCGCATTACTGCTCCGGCTGCCCGCACAATTCCTCCACCGTCGTGCCGGAAGGCTCGCGCGCGCTGGCAGGGATCGGCTGCCACTACATGGCGAACTTCATGCCGGACCGCAAAACCGACATGACCAGCCAGATGGGCGGCGAAGGCATCGCCTGGGTCGGCCAGCACTGGGCGACCGACGAGCAGCACGTCTTCGTCAATCTCGGCGACGGCACCTATTCCCATTCCGGCAGTCTGGCGATCCGCGCCGCGGTCACCTCCGGCGCCAACATGACCTACAAGATCCTCTACAATGACGCCGTCGCCATGACCGGCGGCCAGCATGTGGAATCCGGCCAGACCCCGGCCCAGATCGCCCAGCAGGTCGAAGCCGAGGGCGTCGAGACCATTGTCATCGTCACCGAGGACCCGACCCGCTACGCCAATGTCAAACACCTGCCCCGCCGGGTGAAGATCTATGATCGCGAGGAGCTGGAAGACGTGCAGGTAATGCTGCGCGAAACGCCGGGCGTCTCCGTCATGATCTATGACCAGATCTGCGCCACCGAGAAGCGCCGCCGCTCCAAGCGCGGCCTGCGCGCGCCGGACCGGACCCGCGTCGTCATCAATACCGAGGTCTGCGAAGGCTGCGGCGACTGCTCCATCAAGTCGAACTGCCTGTCCGTCGAGCCGGTCGAGACCGAACTCGGCCGCAAGCGCCGCATCAACCAGTCGACCTGCAACACGGATCTGTCCTGCCTGCGCGGCTTCTGCCCCAGCTTCGTGACCATCCAGGATGGTGAGCCGGCCTGGGAAGACCAGCCGCGCCCGGAATTCGATGATGCCGGCCTGCCGATGCCGGAAACGCCGAGCCTGGCCGAGCCGTGGAATGTGCTGTTCACCGGCGTGGGCGGCACGGGCGTCACCACGGTTGCCGCCGTGCTGGCCATGGCGGCCCATGTGGACGGCAATGCCGCCTCCAGCCTCGACATGACCGGCCTGGCCCAGAAGGGCGGCCCGGTGCTCAGCCATATCCGCTTCGCGCGCGAGCCGGAAATGATCTCCACCGGCAAGGTCCCGCCCGCCAGCGCCGACCTGATCATCGCCTGCGACCTCGTTGTCGCGGCGGGTGGTGACGCGCTGAACATGATGGATGCCGGGCGCACCGCCGCCTATGCCAATTCCGACGTCACCCCGACCAGCGAATTCATCCGGGATCGGTCAAAGCGGTTTGAAAGCGACCTGCTGGCCGCGCGCGTCAAGCGCCAGGCCCGCGATTTCGGCGCCTTCGATGCCGAGGCCCTCGCCGTCGGCTATCTCCACGATGCGATCTACACGAACATGATCATGGTCGGCTATGCATGGCAGAAGGGCCAGGTCCCGGTCAGCCTGCGCGCGCTGTACCGCGCCATCCGCCTGAACGGCACGAAGGTCGAGGACAACATGTCCGCCTTCAATATCGGCCGGATCGCTGCGGCCAGCCCTGAACGTCTCCTGCCCCAGCATGACCCGCGCGGCCATATCGAGGAGAAGACGCTCGACGAACTGATCGAGGATCGCGCCAGCCGCCTCATTGCCTATCAGGACCCAGCCTATGCGGAGAAATACCGCAGCATCGTGGCGCAGGTCCGCGCGGCCGAACATGCCGCCGGCCTCGGCGAAAAGCTGACCCGCGCCGCCGCCACCTATGCCTACAAGCTGATGGCCTACAAGGATGAGTACGAGGTCGCCCGTCTCTACACGGATGGCAAGTTTGCCGAATACCTGGCCAGCCAGTTCAAGGGCGGCAAGATGCGCCTCATGCTGGCCCCGCCAATCATCGCGAAAAAGGATGCCCACGGCCATCTGAAGAAAAAGCATTTCGGCCCGTGGATGCTGCACGTGTTCAAACTGATGGCGAAGCTCAAGGGCCTGCGCGGCACGCGGTTGGACCTGTTCGGCTATACCGAAGAGCGCCGAATGGAGCGCCAGCTGCGCGATGACTATCTCGCCGGCCTCGCCCGCATCGCCCAGGAACTCACCGCGAAGAACCACGACCTCGCCATCGCCCTCGCCGAAATCCCGGACGAGATCCGCGGCTATGGCCACGTCAAGGAAGCGGCCGTCGAAACCGCCAAGGCGAAGGAAGCCGACCTCTGGAAAGGCTGGCCGGACGGCGCATTGCCCAGGGCAAAGACCACGCTGATCGCGGCGGCGGAGTAG
- a CDS encoding lysine--tRNA ligase, with translation MTDLSALAQSAKAWPFELARKLEQRVEQQIKAGQRTVDDPVTFETGYGPSGLPHIGTFGEVVRTTMVRHAFEALTGGKYKTRLICVSDDMDGMRKVPPTVPNPESLEAYLQQPLTAVPDPFGTHASYGAHMNARLCAFLDQFGFEYEFLSATECYKSGRFDDMLREAARKYQDIMDVMLPTLGEERQATYSPFLPIHPETGQVLYVPMKSVDGEKGTITFDDESGKEFTLPVTGGHVKMQWKPDFGMRWAALGVDFEMFGKDHQANAPIYSKITRILGKRPPEQYVYEMFLDEKGEKISKTKGNGISVEDWLKYAPDESLSLFQFQKPRVAKKLYFDVIPKAVDEYLTFLEKYPAEAPERQIENPVWHIHSGKPPAETTPVSFALLLNLVAVANPEDKSQLWGFISQYAPEASPETHPLLDDLAGYAMSYYRDFVLPQKTYRAPTEAERAAMEDLSARLKAFDGERNSENLQTLTFSVGKDHGFENLRDWFKALYEVLLGQSQGPRFGSFAALYGVENTARLIDEALARG, from the coding sequence ATGACCGATCTTTCCGCGCTCGCCCAATCCGCAAAGGCCTGGCCGTTCGAGCTTGCCCGCAAGCTGGAACAGCGTGTGGAGCAGCAGATCAAGGCCGGCCAGCGGACAGTGGATGACCCGGTCACGTTCGAGACCGGCTATGGCCCGTCGGGCCTGCCGCATATCGGCACGTTTGGCGAAGTGGTGCGCACGACGATGGTGCGCCATGCGTTTGAGGCGCTGACTGGCGGCAAATACAAGACGCGGCTGATCTGTGTGTCTGACGATATGGACGGGATGCGCAAAGTGCCGCCGACCGTGCCGAACCCGGAAAGCCTGGAAGCCTATCTGCAACAGCCGCTGACGGCTGTGCCGGACCCGTTCGGCACGCACGCTTCCTATGGCGCGCACATGAATGCGCGGCTGTGTGCCTTCCTCGACCAGTTCGGCTTTGAGTATGAATTCCTGTCGGCCACGGAATGCTACAAATCCGGCCGGTTCGACGACATGCTGCGGGAGGCCGCGCGCAAGTATCAGGACATCATGGATGTGATGCTGCCGACGCTGGGCGAAGAGCGGCAAGCAACCTATAGCCCGTTCCTGCCGATCCATCCAGAGACGGGGCAGGTGCTGTATGTGCCAATGAAATCCGTTGACGGAGAGAAGGGCACGATCACGTTTGACGATGAAAGCGGCAAGGAATTCACGCTGCCGGTGACGGGCGGCCATGTGAAGATGCAGTGGAAGCCCGATTTCGGCATGCGCTGGGCCGCGCTTGGCGTCGACTTTGAAATGTTCGGCAAGGACCATCAGGCGAATGCGCCGATCTATTCGAAGATCACGCGCATCCTGGGCAAGCGCCCGCCGGAACAATATGTCTATGAGATGTTCCTGGACGAGAAGGGCGAGAAGATCTCCAAGACCAAGGGCAATGGCATCTCGGTCGAGGACTGGCTGAAATATGCCCCGGATGAGAGCCTCAGCCTGTTCCAGTTCCAGAAGCCGCGCGTGGCGAAGAAGCTTTACTTCGACGTCATCCCGAAGGCCGTGGACGAATATCTCACCTTCCTTGAGAAGTATCCGGCCGAGGCACCCGAGCGGCAGATCGAGAACCCGGTCTGGCACATCCATTCCGGCAAGCCGCCGGCCGAGACGACGCCGGTCAGCTTTGCGCTGCTGCTGAACCTCGTGGCCGTGGCGAACCCGGAAGACAAGAGCCAGCTCTGGGGCTTCATCTCGCAATATGCGCCGGAAGCCTCACCGGAGACGCACCCCCTGCTAGATGACCTCGCGGGCTATGCGATGAGCTATTATCGCGACTTCGTCCTGCCCCAGAAGACCTATCGTGCGCCGACGGAGGCCGAACGCGCCGCGATGGAGGATCTTTCCGCGCGGCTGAAGGCGTTTGACGGGGAGCGGAATTCCGAAAACCTCCAGACGCTGACCTTCTCGGTCGGCAAGGATCACGGCTTCGAGAATCTGCGTGACTGGTTCAAGGCGCTGTATGAAGTCCTGCTCGGCCAGAGCCAGGGTCCGCGCTTCGGCAGCTTTGCGGCGCTGTATGGCGTGGAGAATACCGCCCGCCTGATCGATGAGGCGCTGGCGCGGGGGTAG
- a CDS encoding helix-turn-helix transcriptional regulator: protein MAKRPPILNRVKALREAHDGMSQAALAKEIGVTRQTVIAIEQGRYSPSLESAFRIARVFGVSLDDVFQWDETAEA from the coding sequence ATGGCCAAACGCCCCCCTATTCTGAACCGTGTAAAGGCCCTGCGAGAGGCCCATGACGGGATGAGCCAGGCGGCCCTCGCCAAGGAGATCGGCGTGACGCGGCAAACCGTGATCGCCATCGAACAGGGCCGCTACTCCCCTTCCCTCGAAAGCGCCTTCCGCATCGCGCGGGTCTTCGGCGTCAGCCTCGATGACGTGTTCCAGTGGGACGAGACCGCCGAAGCCTGA
- a CDS encoding (2Fe-2S)-binding protein, whose translation MIICVCNRINCKSVRTAVDAGARSPKAVQAHHGCKFQCGKCSCSIGEIISEEMDRRPAAPALVAAE comes from the coding sequence ATGATCATTTGCGTCTGCAACCGTATCAACTGCAAGAGCGTGCGCACCGCCGTCGATGCTGGCGCGCGCAGCCCGAAAGCCGTGCAGGCGCATCATGGCTGCAAGTTCCAGTGCGGAAAATGCAGCTGCTCGATCGGCGAGATCATCTCCGAGGAGATGGACCGCCGTCCGGCCGCCCCGGCCCTGGTCGCCGCCGAATAG
- the bfr gene encoding bacterioferritin yields the protein MKGDPKVIEFLNKCLKNELTAINQYFLHSRMLHDWGVSKLGDYEYKESIEEMEHADWLIERILFLGGLPNLQDLGKLRIGESVHEILECDLKLENDAIPLLRDAMEYCESVRDYGSRDLFGKILSNEEEHVDYLETQFDLIERIGIERYTMLQSEANGSKAQD from the coding sequence ATGAAAGGCGACCCGAAGGTCATCGAATTCCTCAACAAATGCCTCAAGAACGAGCTGACGGCGATCAACCAGTATTTCCTGCATTCGCGCATGCTGCACGATTGGGGCGTCAGCAAGCTCGGCGACTATGAATACAAGGAATCCATTGAGGAAATGGAGCACGCCGACTGGCTGATCGAGCGCATCCTGTTCCTCGGCGGCCTGCCGAACCTGCAGGATCTCGGCAAGCTGCGCATTGGGGAATCGGTGCACGAAATCCTCGAATGCGACCTGAAGCTGGAAAACGATGCCATCCCGCTCCTGCGCGACGCCATGGAATACTGCGAAAGCGTCCGCGACTATGGCAGCCGCGACCTGTTCGGCAAGATCCTCAGCAATGAAGAGGAACATGTCGACTATCTGGAAACCCAGTTCGACCTGATCGAGCGCATCGGCATCGAGCGCTACACCATGCTCCAGTCCGAAGCCAACGGCTCGAAGGCGCAGGACTAG
- a CDS encoding ion transporter, which produces MGLYRWLHNELVPEARKSGISVTNWFIISLVLASFLFLALETEPTLVAIPEWRRAFDWFNVAVVVIFAIEYVLRVAVAGLRPEYAGFVGRIRYITRFYSIADLLAFLPELIVMVVGGGIPLIALRVFRLFRLIKIARFVPAFDVLGAAMRRAGSQLLTTLAMALALVYVAAVLLYFIEGVGQGREEFGSIPRAIWWSIATLTTVGYGDIYPVTTLGRIAASIIAIAGIGVVALPAGVFASAFSDELRERQLQKLQDRVEEAEAEAGAAPEESSA; this is translated from the coding sequence ATGGGGCTGTATCGCTGGTTGCACAATGAACTCGTGCCGGAGGCCCGCAAATCCGGCATTTCTGTCACCAACTGGTTCATCATCAGCCTCGTCCTGGCAAGTTTCCTGTTCCTGGCGCTGGAGACCGAGCCGACCCTTGTGGCGATTCCGGAATGGCGGCGGGCCTTTGACTGGTTCAATGTCGCCGTTGTCGTCATCTTTGCCATCGAATACGTGCTGCGCGTCGCTGTGGCCGGATTGAGACCGGAATATGCGGGATTTGTCGGTCGCATCCGGTACATCACCCGCTTCTATTCGATTGCGGACCTGCTGGCCTTCCTGCCGGAGCTGATCGTGATGGTCGTGGGCGGCGGCATCCCGCTGATCGCGCTGCGTGTGTTCCGCCTGTTCCGATTGATCAAGATTGCCCGGTTTGTCCCGGCCTTTGACGTGCTGGGCGCAGCCATGCGGCGGGCCGGGTCACAGCTTCTCACCACGCTCGCCATGGCGCTGGCGCTGGTCTATGTGGCTGCCGTGCTGCTGTACTTCATCGAGGGCGTGGGGCAGGGGCGCGAGGAATTCGGCTCCATCCCGCGGGCCATCTGGTGGTCGATCGCCACGCTGACCACGGTGGGCTATGGCGACATCTATCCGGTCACCACGCTGGGCCGGATTGCGGCCTCGATCATCGCGATTGCGGGCATCGGCGTGGTCGCCCTGCCGGCCGGCGTGTTTGCCAGCGCATTTTCGGATGAGCTGCGCGAGCGACAGCTTCAGAAGCTGCAGGATCGCGTCGAGGAGGCCGAAGCCGAGGCGGGCGCTGCCCCCGAGGAGAGCAGCGCCTAG
- the pheT gene encoding phenylalanine--tRNA ligase subunit beta has protein sequence MKFTLSWLNDHLATKATLDEILALMLKAGLEVEEVEDPRDKLSAFSVCKVKAAEPHPDADKLRVCTVDTVDGEKQIVCGAPNARAGMTAIYAPLGAYIPGLEFALDKKPRKIRGIESHGMMCSTRELEAGEDDDGIADLDDAIPLGTPAADALGLDDPVIDFEVTPNRPDWLGVQGIARDLAAAGAGRFLHADVKKVVGSGDCPVDIRLDAPDACPVFAGAVIVGVKNGPSPDWMQQRLKAVGIQPKSLLVDVTNYISLDRARPLHAYDAAKLSGTVVARLGRKGEKLEALDGKTYELTEEMCVIADDSGAIGLGGVMGGQSTAVSDETVDVFLESAWFDPLRTARTGRATGIHSDARYRFERGVDPHGCVMGLNLAIALIVEYGGGAVSKPRLVGEPPVDTKKVTFYPADVERLTGLSVKPAEMRRMLKDLEFGIEDAGDAWYLTPPSFRFDMEQSADIVEEIARLVGFDQLPTASLPAPEGGVKAITTPMQARVRSARRVMASRGFLETVTWSFMSKAHAAQFGKINDALMVANPVASELNYMRPSVLGNLAQAAQRAANHGERGVRLFEAGPIYLGDGPKDQRTVVAALVRPHNERHWQGAPAPYDSFAAKADLFAVLDALGQPGERFQVAAPAQPHWHPGQAASLKLGPKVTVAHFGQLHPGVLKALDVDGPLYGFELNLNALPQMKARATKTKPVFQRADLTPIRRDLAFLVDQSVPASDLVRHAQGADKKLISRVDVFDVYEGTGVPEGQKSIAFEMTLQPQEKMKDDEIQALMDKVVASVAKGTGGVLRG, from the coding sequence ATGAAATTCACCCTGTCCTGGCTGAACGACCACCTCGCCACAAAGGCGACGCTGGATGAGATCCTGGCCCTGATGCTGAAAGCGGGGCTGGAAGTGGAAGAGGTGGAAGACCCGCGCGACAAGCTGTCGGCATTCTCCGTCTGCAAGGTCAAGGCGGCCGAGCCTCATCCGGATGCGGACAAGCTGCGCGTGTGCACCGTCGACACGGTGGATGGCGAGAAGCAGATTGTCTGCGGGGCACCGAATGCCCGCGCCGGCATGACGGCGATTTACGCACCGCTGGGCGCCTATATTCCGGGCCTCGAATTTGCCCTGGACAAGAAGCCGCGCAAGATTCGCGGTATTGAGAGCCATGGCATGATGTGCTCGACCCGCGAACTGGAAGCGGGCGAGGATGATGACGGCATCGCCGATCTCGACGATGCGATCCCGCTGGGCACGCCCGCTGCCGATGCGTTGGGGCTGGACGATCCGGTCATCGACTTCGAAGTGACCCCGAACCGGCCTGACTGGCTGGGCGTACAGGGCATTGCACGTGATCTTGCGGCGGCCGGGGCAGGGCGGTTCCTGCATGCGGACGTCAAGAAAGTGGTCGGCAGCGGCGACTGCCCGGTGGACATCCGCCTGGACGCGCCGGACGCTTGCCCGGTGTTTGCCGGTGCCGTGATTGTGGGCGTGAAGAATGGTCCGTCACCAGACTGGATGCAGCAGCGCCTGAAAGCGGTGGGCATCCAGCCGAAATCGCTTCTCGTGGATGTCACGAACTATATCTCGCTGGACCGGGCCCGTCCGCTGCATGCCTATGATGCGGCGAAACTGTCCGGGACCGTCGTGGCGCGTCTGGGCCGCAAGGGCGAGAAGCTGGAAGCGCTCGACGGGAAGACCTATGAACTGACGGAAGAAATGTGCGTGATCGCCGATGACAGTGGCGCCATCGGCCTCGGCGGCGTGATGGGTGGCCAGTCGACGGCTGTGTCCGACGAGACGGTGGATGTGTTCCTGGAGAGCGCTTGGTTCGATCCGCTGCGGACGGCGCGCACGGGCCGCGCAACCGGTATCCACTCGGATGCACGCTACCGGTTCGAGCGCGGCGTGGATCCGCATGGTTGCGTGATGGGCCTCAATCTGGCGATTGCCCTGATCGTGGAATATGGCGGCGGCGCCGTATCGAAGCCGCGTCTGGTGGGGGAACCGCCGGTCGACACGAAAAAGGTGACATTCTATCCGGCCGATGTCGAGCGGCTGACCGGCCTGTCGGTCAAGCCGGCGGAGATGCGCCGGATGTTGAAGGATCTGGAGTTCGGCATCGAGGATGCAGGCGATGCATGGTATCTGACGCCGCCGAGCTTCCGGTTCGACATGGAACAGTCTGCGGACATCGTGGAAGAGATTGCCCGCCTGGTCGGCTTCGACCAGTTGCCGACGGCGTCCCTGCCGGCGCCGGAAGGCGGTGTGAAGGCGATCACCACACCGATGCAGGCGCGGGTGCGCTCTGCGCGGCGCGTCATGGCCTCGCGCGGCTTTCTGGAGACCGTCACCTGGAGCTTCATGTCGAAGGCGCATGCTGCCCAGTTCGGAAAGATCAATGACGCGCTGATGGTGGCCAATCCGGTGGCCAGCGAGTTGAATTACATGCGCCCGTCCGTGCTCGGGAATTTGGCGCAGGCCGCCCAGCGTGCCGCCAATCATGGCGAGCGGGGCGTACGCCTGTTCGAGGCCGGGCCGATCTATCTGGGCGATGGACCGAAGGACCAGCGCACGGTCGTGGCTGCCCTTGTCCGCCCGCACAATGAGCGCCATTGGCAGGGCGCCCCGGCCCCCTATGATTCCTTTGCCGCCAAGGCGGATCTGTTTGCCGTTCTGGACGCGCTGGGCCAGCCCGGCGAGCGGTTCCAGGTGGCCGCCCCGGCGCAGCCGCACTGGCATCCCGGACAGGCCGCAAGCCTGAAGCTTGGCCCGAAGGTGACGGTGGCGCATTTCGGCCAGCTGCACCCCGGTGTGCTGAAGGCGCTGGATGTGGATGGTCCGCTCTATGGGTTCGAGCTGAACCTGAATGCCCTGCCGCAGATGAAGGCCCGGGCGACCAAGACCAAGCCGGTATTCCAGCGCGCAGACCTGACGCCGATCCGTCGGGATCTGGCCTTTCTGGTCGACCAGTCGGTGCCGGCGTCAGACCTCGTGCGGCATGCGCAGGGCGCCGACAAGAAGCTGATCAGCCGTGTGGATGTGTTTGATGTCTATGAGGGCACAGGCGTGCCCGAAGGGCAGAAATCGATTGCCTTCGAGATGACCCTGCAGCCGCAGGAGAAGATGAAGGATGATGAAATCCAGGCGCTGATGGACAAGGTGGTTGCCTCTGTCGCCAAGGGCACGGGCGGCGTGCTAAGAGGGTAG